Proteins found in one Balneolaceae bacterium genomic segment:
- a CDS encoding AraC family ligand binding domain-containing protein → MITSSDTDTNLTSKQRKSEGFAGQKMIVLPQKIISNLLQHPLLKTLFATHIGYFPKAKFHYRERNQGIDEFVLIYCIEGEGWYEVEEEQFEVRPNDFFILPAGFPHRYSADNEAPWEYLLDTFCRNSGLCIYQLIQK, encoded by the coding sequence ATGATAACATCATCAGATACCGATACGAATCTTACCTCTAAACAAAGAAAAAGCGAGGGATTTGCAGGTCAAAAAATGATTGTTTTACCTCAAAAAATAATTAGCAATCTCCTTCAACATCCTCTGCTTAAAACATTATTTGCTACCCATATCGGTTATTTCCCAAAGGCCAAATTTCACTATCGAGAACGGAATCAGGGAATCGATGAATTTGTCTTAATCTACTGCATAGAAGGCGAGGGCTGGTACGAAGTTGAGGAAGAACAATTTGAGGTTCGACCTAATGATTTTTTCATTCTACCTGCCGGATTTCCCCATCGGTACAGTGCTGATAATGAGGCCCCCTGGGAGTATTTATTGGATACATTTTGCCGGAACTCAGGCCTCTGCATTTATCAACTCATTCAAAAATAA
- a CDS encoding helix-turn-helix transcriptional regulator: MKKNVDQHLKLEELAKHASFSVSHYSNLFKKKTGFAPIEYFIHLKIQKACQYLDLTSLNIYEIAETLGYTDPHYFSRLFQKVMGVSPTAFRNEKKG, from the coding sequence ATGAAAAAGAATGTAGATCAACATCTAAAATTGGAAGAGTTAGCTAAACACGCTTCCTTTTCGGTTTCGCACTATTCAAATCTATTCAAAAAGAAAACAGGATTTGCTCCGATTGAATATTTTATTCACCTGAAAATTCAAAAAGCCTGTCAGTATTTAGATCTGACATCTCTGAACATCTACGAAATTGCGGAAACGTTAGGATATACCGATCCACATTATTTTTCCAGGTTGTTTCAAAAAGTCATGGGGGTTTCTCCGACAGCATTCAGAAATGAAAAAAAGGGATAA
- a CDS encoding SDR family oxidoreductase, whose translation MLLDSKNIVIIGGTSGMGLSAAKAFTNNGAKIVVVGLDEESCKNAREELPEDTIVLAGDATRQETGQEAIEKCIKNFGSLDGLYHVAGGSGRRMGDGPLHEMTLEGWNKTFELNLTSLMLSNRAAVRAFRKQGTGGTILNMGSVLGFSPSPEYFVTHAYAAAKAAIIGYSRSIASYYSGDNIRVNVIAPGLVHTPMAERAAQDDQIMEFIKTKQPLDGGRIARATDLDGATCYFMSDQSRFTTGQVLAVDGGWSISEGQFKG comes from the coding sequence ATGCTCTTAGATTCTAAAAATATTGTAATCATTGGAGGTACCAGCGGAATGGGGCTCTCCGCTGCTAAGGCATTTACAAACAATGGGGCCAAAATTGTGGTAGTGGGATTGGATGAAGAATCGTGTAAGAATGCCCGTGAAGAACTGCCCGAAGATACAATCGTACTTGCAGGAGATGCCACCCGGCAGGAAACCGGCCAAGAAGCAATTGAAAAGTGTATCAAAAATTTCGGCAGTTTGGACGGTTTGTATCACGTGGCTGGCGGGAGCGGCCGGAGGATGGGAGACGGTCCCTTGCATGAAATGACATTGGAGGGTTGGAATAAAACATTTGAACTCAATCTCACATCCCTGATGCTCTCCAACCGGGCGGCCGTACGGGCTTTTCGGAAGCAGGGAACCGGTGGTACGATTCTCAACATGGGATCGGTTTTGGGCTTTTCACCTTCCCCGGAATATTTTGTGACTCATGCCTACGCAGCAGCGAAAGCAGCTATCATTGGGTACAGCCGATCCATTGCATCGTATTATTCCGGGGATAATATCCGGGTAAATGTAATTGCCCCCGGTCTGGTACATACCCCGATGGCAGAGCGGGCTGCGCAGGATGATCAGATTATGGAGTTCATCAAAACCAAACAGCCGCTGGATGGCGGACGCATCGCCCGGGCGACAGACCTTGATGGTGCCACATGCTATTTTATGTCTGACCAATCCCGATTCACGACAGGCCAG
- a CDS encoding Gfo/Idh/MocA family oxidoreductase — MKKISLLGTGLIGTFYAQSILGHRSKDKIVNVYSRTEERAKEFGDEWNISKWTTELNEAIEDPEADVVLIALPNFLHKEAAIKAAEAGKAVLCTKPLALNGKEAKEILEAVEKADVFHGYLEDLVYTPKTLKALKSARDGSLGKILWARSREAHPGPHSDWFWEPEKSGGGAIIDIGCHCIEIARSFIGKDIRPVEVMCWAETQVKPIEAEDNALGWVRYANGAIGQFEVSWSFRGGMDLRDEVSGTEGSLRLDHFLRTGFEMYLSGGQEGYVAEKAESDSGWLFPVGDEVHSLGYNDMFTDMFNAMENGESPQETFYDGYVVNAIMDACYRSAETRQWESVELDIWRGRENEEEESALTDYNEQFYLIKEEKLPDGRKKVILKDKSTGEISQQDVKQTEKRRN; from the coding sequence ATGAAAAAGATTTCCTTGTTAGGTACAGGTTTGATTGGAACATTTTATGCACAGTCAATTCTTGGTCACCGAAGTAAAGATAAAATTGTGAATGTCTACTCCCGGACTGAAGAACGGGCAAAAGAATTTGGGGATGAGTGGAATATCTCAAAATGGACTACGGAATTGAACGAGGCGATCGAGGATCCGGAAGCAGATGTTGTCCTCATCGCTCTTCCCAACTTCCTGCATAAAGAAGCGGCTATAAAAGCGGCAGAAGCCGGCAAAGCTGTCCTCTGTACCAAACCTCTTGCTCTGAATGGCAAGGAAGCGAAGGAGATCTTGGAAGCCGTTGAAAAAGCGGACGTATTTCACGGATATCTCGAAGATCTGGTGTATACCCCGAAAACCCTGAAAGCATTAAAATCAGCCCGTGATGGTTCGTTGGGGAAAATATTATGGGCTCGCTCGCGGGAAGCACACCCGGGTCCTCACAGTGATTGGTTTTGGGAGCCGGAAAAATCGGGTGGCGGGGCCATCATCGATATCGGCTGCCACTGCATAGAGATTGCCCGGAGCTTTATCGGGAAGGATATTCGCCCGGTAGAGGTGATGTGCTGGGCCGAAACCCAGGTAAAACCGATAGAGGCGGAAGATAATGCTCTCGGATGGGTGCGGTATGCCAACGGCGCCATCGGTCAGTTTGAGGTGAGCTGGTCGTTCCGGGGCGGAATGGATCTGCGTGATGAAGTGTCCGGTACGGAAGGTTCACTGCGGCTCGATCACTTTCTGCGAACCGGTTTCGAAATGTATCTGTCGGGCGGGCAGGAAGGGTATGTAGCCGAAAAGGCAGAAAGCGACAGCGGATGGCTGTTCCCGGTCGGTGATGAAGTGCACAGCCTGGGTTACAATGATATGTTCACCGACATGTTTAATGCAATGGAGAACGGGGAATCACCCCAGGAAACCTTTTACGACGGATATGTGGTCAACGCAATCATGGATGCCTGTTACCGCTCGGCAGAAACCCGGCAGTGGGAATCGGTGGAGCTTGATATTTGGCGCGGCCGGGAAAATGAGGAAGAGGAATCGGCTCTGACCGATTATAACGAGCAGTTTTACCTGATCAAGGAAGAAAAACTGCCAGACGGACGGAAAAAGGTTATTCTGAAAGATAAATCAACCGGAGAGATATCCCAGCAAGACGTGAAACAAACAGAAAAAAGAAGAAACTGA